One window of the Hippoglossus hippoglossus isolate fHipHip1 chromosome 9, fHipHip1.pri, whole genome shotgun sequence genome contains the following:
- the LOC117768038 gene encoding AP2-associated protein kinase 1-like isoform X1 gives MKKFFDSRRELVSTGPGSGAGGGGAGSGGGGSFIGRVFSIGRYQVTVEEIVAEGGFAIVFLVRTHQGVRCALKRMYVNDEDDLQVCKLEIQIMRDLVGNKNIVGFLDSSITAVGAGDVWEVLILMDFCRGGQVVNLMNQRLQTGFTEPEVLQIFCDTCEAVTRLHQCKSPIIHRDLKVENILLHDRGHYVLCDFGSATNHFQNPQTEGVPVVEDEIKKYTTLSYRAPEMVNLYGGKVITTKADIWAMGCLLYKLCYFTLPFGESQVAICDGSFTIPDISRYSQDMHCLIRYMLEPDPEKRPDIYQVSYFAFKLARRECPVPNVHNLPIPAKLPEPIRASEAVAKKSQTKARLSDPIQTTETSIAPRQRPKAGQAQPQPIGILPIQPALTPRKRPNVAAGGPQAIGVGINVPSPVAAAVQPAPQSSATQATPQTAQTTNMQPQATPQHHQLLAKQQQAFLSLQSNQQHQLGPSLHHQQQKQQPQIASQASTLLQSKAKPVPPVLTLQLQYQLQHVVHETAAPHLTPIPESAVTGPPTDPEMAGRGNIRVGSLTPPSSPKMAPKSGHRRILSDVTHSAVFGVPVSKSTQLLQAAAAEASLNKSKSASTTPSGSPCSSQQSVYHPGEGDVPSAPVAPTTLPSWNPFGDDNFSKLTAEELLNKDFAKLAETAAPGEKITGSSENLIPGLTAFPEKLIEGLKSPETLLLPDLLTPADPFNSTAESSTNAMAEVCVDSLIPGLEAPQLIPASIPDSLTGEESLLGCDLLSHSSPHGHQSVSALATSCSSTPSGSSSGSCLEERPPAHSAPDSAFLMSCGEKGNDDEFDPIPVLISKNSNQDPQEESNDYTVLEGGQETEAPEGDAQTNEDCVHSSEEDEETEVHTEDQQDGGADEGHLAAHDLSGSRPLLLDSEDEDEQGPQLELHSSAHSNIDPTQQPSTTFDQPTPSTFAENHSQHVPEPAQGTDVAADVFSKAPFRFAQEDLADVFANAPFPRGFLDAQQQLDVFSQAPFGKRKEAAGAQPKALHPHVAGVHAVTPDQDALGQVAPQPFRPQALAKYSRHFEGPVPQQLVAAHRVVSNVNRQAAVASVPVGPLHSWTSEVSAVDPFVSAPFHLKAPQEKP, from the exons GAGGTTTTGCCATAGTTTTTTTGGTGCGGACTCATCAAGGCGTACGATGTGCGCTAAAAAGGATGTACGTCAACGATGAAGATGATCTGCAGGTCTGCAAACTTGAGATACAGATTATG aGGGACCTTGTGggcaacaaaaacattgttgGTTTCCTGGACTCCAGCATAACGGCAGTTGGAGCTGGCGATGTGTGGGAAGTCCTAATCTTAATGGACTTCTGTCGAG GTGGGCAGGTGGTCAACCTAATGAATCAGCGTTTACAGACGGGCTTCACTGAACCTGAGGTGTTACAGATCTTTTGTGACACATGCGAGGCGGTCACTCGTCTCCACCAGTGCAAAAGTCCCATCATCCATCGAGATCTCAAG GTGGAAAATATTCTTCTGCACGACCGGGGACACTACGTGCTCTGTGACTTTGGAAGCGCCACCAACCACTTCCAAAACCCTCAGACGGAGGGAGTGCCAGTCGTGGAGGACGAAATCAAAAA GTACACCACCCTGTCGTACCGCGCTCCAGAGATGGTCAACCTCTACGGTGGAAAAGTCATCACAACAAAGGCCGACATTTGG GCCATGGGTTGTCTTCTCTATAAACTGTGCTACTTCACACTTCCTTTTGGGGAGAGTCAAGTAGCTATCTGTGACGGCAGCTTCACTATTCCAGACATCTCCCGCTACTCCCAGGACATGCACTGTCTCATTC GATACATGCTGGAACCTGACCCAGAGAAGAGACCAGACATCTACCAAGTTTCCTACTTTGCCTTTAAACTGGCTCGACGCGAGTGTCCAGTCCCAAATGTGCAT AATTTGCCCATTCCTGCAAAACTTcctgagccaatcagagccagTGAAGCAGTGGCCAAAAAGAGTCAAACCAAAGCCAG GCTTTCGGACCCCATTCAAACCACAGAAACCTCAATTGCACCTCGACAAAGGCCCAAGGCTGGTCAGGCTCAGCCCCAGCCTATAGGCATTCTTCCCATCCAGCCCGCTCTCACCCCACGCAAGAGGCCCAACGTGGCTGCTGGAGGGCCCCAGGCCATAG gtGTTGGCATCAATGTCCCATCTCCAGTTGCAGCTGCTGTACAACCTGCTCCACAGTCCTCGGCCACACAGGCTACACCACAGACAGCTCAGACCACCAACATGCAGCCACAGGCCACACCACAGCATCACCAGCTCCTCGCGAAGCAGCAGCAAGCCTTCTTAAGTCTGCAGAGTAACCAGCAG CATCAACTGGGTCCGAGCCTCCATCAccaacagcagaaacaacaaccacaaatagCGTCTCAGGCATCTACCCTGCTGCAGTCCAAAGCTAAACCTGTTCCTCCAGTTCTTACTCTGCAACTGCAATACCAGCTGCAGCATGTAGTCCATGAAACAGCCGCTCCACATCTCACACCCATCCCTGAGTCTGCAGTGACTGGTCCTCCAACTGACCCAGAG ATGGCTGGCCGAGGGAATATCAGAGTTGGCTCTTTGACGCCCCCGTCGTCGCCAAAGATGGCCCCCAAGAGTGGCCACAGACGCATCCTGAGTGATGTCACCCACAGTGCCGTGTTTGGGGTTCCAGTTAGCAAGTCCACTCAGCTACTTCAGGCGGCTGCAGCTGAGGCCAGCCTCAACAAGTCCAA ATCAGCCAGCACTACTCCTTCTGGCTCCCCCTGCTCGTCCCAGCAGAGTGTGTATCATCCAGGTGAAGGTGACGTCCCATCGGCCCCCGTTGCACCCACCACTCTGCCCAGCTGGAACCCCTTTGGGGACGATAACTTCTCCAAGCTGACGGCGGAGGAGCTGCTCAACAAAGACTTTGCAAAGCTAGCTGAGA cTGCTGCCCCGGGGGAGAAGATCACAGGCTCCAGTGAAAATCTTATTCCAGGGCTCACTGCTTTTCCAG AGAAGCTGATTGAGGGACTAAAGTCCCCTGAAACTCTGCTGCTCCCTGACCTGTTAACCCCAGCTGACCCCTTCAATAGCACTGCAGAGAGCTCCACCAATG CAatggcagaggtgtgtgtggaTTCCCTGATTCCTGGTTTGGAAGCCCCCCAGCTCATCCCTGCCAGCATTCCAG ACTCTCTCACTGGGGAGGAATCTCTGCTGGGTTGTGATCTGTTATCTCACTCTTCTCCTCACGGACACCAGTCTGTTTCTGCTCTCgccacctcctgctcctctaCTCCTTCTGGCTCCAGCTCTGGATCCTGTCTGGAGGAGCGGCCACCTGCTCATTCAGCTCCTG ACTCTGCTTTCCTCATGTCGTGTGGGGAGAAGGGCAATGACGACGAGTTTGACCCTATTCCCGTGCTCATCTCCAAAAACTCAAATCAAG ATCCGCAAGAAGAGAGCAACGACTACACCGTGCTTGAGGGGGGACAAGAGACGGAAGCTCCAGAAGGAGATGCTCAAACAAACGAGGACTGTGTGCACTCCagtgaggaagacgaggagacAGAAGTCCATACGGAAGATCAGCAGGATGGAGGAGCCGATGAGGGTCATTTAGCAGCTCATGACCTCAGCGGCTCCAGACCTCTGCTGCTGGACTCTGAGGACGAAGACGAGCAGGGGCCTCAGTTAGAACTCCACTCATCCGCACACTCCAACATAGACCCAACACAACAACCATCCACTACCTTCGATCAACCTACTCCGAGCACCTTCGCTGAGAATCATTCCCAGCACGTACCCGAGCCAGCACAGGGGACAGATGTCGCTGCAGATGTCTTCTCTAAAGCCCCCTTTCGGTTTGCGCAAGAAGATTTGGCCGATGTGTTCGCCAATGCTCCGTTCCCACGCGGCTTCCTGgacgctcagcagcagctcgatGTGTTCTCTCAGGCTCCCTTcggaaaaagaaaggaggctgcaggagctcAACCCAAGGCGTTGCACCCTCACGTAGCTGGAGTTCACGCTGTAACCCCTGATCAAGATGCGTTGGGACAAGTCGCTCCGCAACCATTCCGCCCTCAAGCTCTGGCCAAATACTCCCGCCACTTTGAGGGACCCGTGCCCCAGCAGCTGGTAGCGGCTCACAGAGTGGTGTCCAACGTGAACAGGCAGGCAGCTGTGGCATCAGTCCCCGTTGGACCTCTTCACTCATGGACATCAGAAGTGAGTGCTGTAGACCCCTTCGTCTCTGCACCCTTTCACCTCAAAGCCCCGCAGGAAAAGCCCTGA
- the LOC117768038 gene encoding AP2-associated protein kinase 1-like isoform X7, producing MKKFFDSRRELVSTGPGSGAGGGGAGSGGGGSFIGRVFSIGRYQVTVEEIVAEGGFAIVFLVRTHQGVRCALKRMYVNDEDDLQVCKLEIQIMRDLVGNKNIVGFLDSSITAVGAGDVWEVLILMDFCRGGQVVNLMNQRLQTGFTEPEVLQIFCDTCEAVTRLHQCKSPIIHRDLKVENILLHDRGHYVLCDFGSATNHFQNPQTEGVPVVEDEIKKYTTLSYRAPEMVNLYGGKVITTKADIWAMGCLLYKLCYFTLPFGESQVAICDGSFTIPDISRYSQDMHCLIRYMLEPDPEKRPDIYQVSYFAFKLARRECPVPNVHNLPIPAKLPEPIRASEAVAKKSQTKARLSDPIQTTETSIAPRQRPKAGQAQPQPIGILPIQPALTPRKRPNVAAGGPQAIGVGINVPSPVAAAVQPAPQSSATQATPQTAQTTNMQPQATPQHHQLLAKQQQAFLSLQSNQQMAGRGNIRVGSLTPPSSPKMAPKSGHRRILSDVTHSAVFGVPVSKSTQLLQAAAAEASLNKSKSASTTPSGSPCSSQQSVYHPGEGDVPSAPVAPTTLPSWNPFGDDNFSKLTAEELLNKDFAKLAETAAPGEKITGSSENLIPGLTAFPAMAEVCVDSLIPGLEAPQLIPASIPDSLTGEESLLGCDLLSHSSPHGHQSVSALATSCSSTPSGSSSGSCLEERPPAHSAPDSAFLMSCGEKGNDDEFDPIPVLISKNSNQDPQEESNDYTVLEGGQETEAPEGDAQTNEDCVHSSEEDEETEVHTEDQQDGGADEGHLAAHDLSGSRPLLLDSEDEDEQGPQLELHSSAHSNIDPTQQPSTTFDQPTPSTFAENHSQHVPEPAQGTDVAADVFSKAPFRFAQEDLADVFANAPFPRGFLDAQQQLDVFSQAPFGKRKEAAGAQPKALHPHVAGVHAVTPDQDALGQVAPQPFRPQALAKYSRHFEGPVPQQLVAAHRVVSNVNRQAAVASVPVGPLHSWTSEVSAVDPFVSAPFHLKAPQEKP from the exons GAGGTTTTGCCATAGTTTTTTTGGTGCGGACTCATCAAGGCGTACGATGTGCGCTAAAAAGGATGTACGTCAACGATGAAGATGATCTGCAGGTCTGCAAACTTGAGATACAGATTATG aGGGACCTTGTGggcaacaaaaacattgttgGTTTCCTGGACTCCAGCATAACGGCAGTTGGAGCTGGCGATGTGTGGGAAGTCCTAATCTTAATGGACTTCTGTCGAG GTGGGCAGGTGGTCAACCTAATGAATCAGCGTTTACAGACGGGCTTCACTGAACCTGAGGTGTTACAGATCTTTTGTGACACATGCGAGGCGGTCACTCGTCTCCACCAGTGCAAAAGTCCCATCATCCATCGAGATCTCAAG GTGGAAAATATTCTTCTGCACGACCGGGGACACTACGTGCTCTGTGACTTTGGAAGCGCCACCAACCACTTCCAAAACCCTCAGACGGAGGGAGTGCCAGTCGTGGAGGACGAAATCAAAAA GTACACCACCCTGTCGTACCGCGCTCCAGAGATGGTCAACCTCTACGGTGGAAAAGTCATCACAACAAAGGCCGACATTTGG GCCATGGGTTGTCTTCTCTATAAACTGTGCTACTTCACACTTCCTTTTGGGGAGAGTCAAGTAGCTATCTGTGACGGCAGCTTCACTATTCCAGACATCTCCCGCTACTCCCAGGACATGCACTGTCTCATTC GATACATGCTGGAACCTGACCCAGAGAAGAGACCAGACATCTACCAAGTTTCCTACTTTGCCTTTAAACTGGCTCGACGCGAGTGTCCAGTCCCAAATGTGCAT AATTTGCCCATTCCTGCAAAACTTcctgagccaatcagagccagTGAAGCAGTGGCCAAAAAGAGTCAAACCAAAGCCAG GCTTTCGGACCCCATTCAAACCACAGAAACCTCAATTGCACCTCGACAAAGGCCCAAGGCTGGTCAGGCTCAGCCCCAGCCTATAGGCATTCTTCCCATCCAGCCCGCTCTCACCCCACGCAAGAGGCCCAACGTGGCTGCTGGAGGGCCCCAGGCCATAG gtGTTGGCATCAATGTCCCATCTCCAGTTGCAGCTGCTGTACAACCTGCTCCACAGTCCTCGGCCACACAGGCTACACCACAGACAGCTCAGACCACCAACATGCAGCCACAGGCCACACCACAGCATCACCAGCTCCTCGCGAAGCAGCAGCAAGCCTTCTTAAGTCTGCAGAGTAACCAGCAG ATGGCTGGCCGAGGGAATATCAGAGTTGGCTCTTTGACGCCCCCGTCGTCGCCAAAGATGGCCCCCAAGAGTGGCCACAGACGCATCCTGAGTGATGTCACCCACAGTGCCGTGTTTGGGGTTCCAGTTAGCAAGTCCACTCAGCTACTTCAGGCGGCTGCAGCTGAGGCCAGCCTCAACAAGTCCAA ATCAGCCAGCACTACTCCTTCTGGCTCCCCCTGCTCGTCCCAGCAGAGTGTGTATCATCCAGGTGAAGGTGACGTCCCATCGGCCCCCGTTGCACCCACCACTCTGCCCAGCTGGAACCCCTTTGGGGACGATAACTTCTCCAAGCTGACGGCGGAGGAGCTGCTCAACAAAGACTTTGCAAAGCTAGCTGAGA cTGCTGCCCCGGGGGAGAAGATCACAGGCTCCAGTGAAAATCTTATTCCAGGGCTCACTGCTTTTCCAG CAatggcagaggtgtgtgtggaTTCCCTGATTCCTGGTTTGGAAGCCCCCCAGCTCATCCCTGCCAGCATTCCAG ACTCTCTCACTGGGGAGGAATCTCTGCTGGGTTGTGATCTGTTATCTCACTCTTCTCCTCACGGACACCAGTCTGTTTCTGCTCTCgccacctcctgctcctctaCTCCTTCTGGCTCCAGCTCTGGATCCTGTCTGGAGGAGCGGCCACCTGCTCATTCAGCTCCTG ACTCTGCTTTCCTCATGTCGTGTGGGGAGAAGGGCAATGACGACGAGTTTGACCCTATTCCCGTGCTCATCTCCAAAAACTCAAATCAAG ATCCGCAAGAAGAGAGCAACGACTACACCGTGCTTGAGGGGGGACAAGAGACGGAAGCTCCAGAAGGAGATGCTCAAACAAACGAGGACTGTGTGCACTCCagtgaggaagacgaggagacAGAAGTCCATACGGAAGATCAGCAGGATGGAGGAGCCGATGAGGGTCATTTAGCAGCTCATGACCTCAGCGGCTCCAGACCTCTGCTGCTGGACTCTGAGGACGAAGACGAGCAGGGGCCTCAGTTAGAACTCCACTCATCCGCACACTCCAACATAGACCCAACACAACAACCATCCACTACCTTCGATCAACCTACTCCGAGCACCTTCGCTGAGAATCATTCCCAGCACGTACCCGAGCCAGCACAGGGGACAGATGTCGCTGCAGATGTCTTCTCTAAAGCCCCCTTTCGGTTTGCGCAAGAAGATTTGGCCGATGTGTTCGCCAATGCTCCGTTCCCACGCGGCTTCCTGgacgctcagcagcagctcgatGTGTTCTCTCAGGCTCCCTTcggaaaaagaaaggaggctgcaggagctcAACCCAAGGCGTTGCACCCTCACGTAGCTGGAGTTCACGCTGTAACCCCTGATCAAGATGCGTTGGGACAAGTCGCTCCGCAACCATTCCGCCCTCAAGCTCTGGCCAAATACTCCCGCCACTTTGAGGGACCCGTGCCCCAGCAGCTGGTAGCGGCTCACAGAGTGGTGTCCAACGTGAACAGGCAGGCAGCTGTGGCATCAGTCCCCGTTGGACCTCTTCACTCATGGACATCAGAAGTGAGTGCTGTAGACCCCTTCGTCTCTGCACCCTTTCACCTCAAAGCCCCGCAGGAAAAGCCCTGA
- the LOC117768038 gene encoding AP2-associated protein kinase 1-like isoform X2: MKKFFDSRRELVSTGPGSGAGGGGAGSGGGGSFIGRVFSIGRYQVTVEEIVAEGGFAIVFLVRTHQGVRCALKRMYVNDEDDLQVCKLEIQIMRDLVGNKNIVGFLDSSITAVGAGDVWEVLILMDFCRGGQVVNLMNQRLQTGFTEPEVLQIFCDTCEAVTRLHQCKSPIIHRDLKVENILLHDRGHYVLCDFGSATNHFQNPQTEGVPVVEDEIKKYTTLSYRAPEMVNLYGGKVITTKADIWAMGCLLYKLCYFTLPFGESQVAICDGSFTIPDISRYSQDMHCLIRYMLEPDPEKRPDIYQVSYFAFKLARRECPVPNVHNLPIPAKLPEPIRASEAVAKKSQTKARLSDPIQTTETSIAPRQRPKAGQAQPQPIGILPIQPALTPRKRPNVAAGGPQAIGVGINVPSPVAAAVQPAPQSSATQATPQTAQTTNMQPQATPQHHQLLAKQQQAFLSLQSNQQHQLGPSLHHQQQKQQPQIASQASTLLQSKAKPVPPVLTLQLQYQLQHVVHETAAPHLTPIPESAVTGPPTDPEMAGRGNIRVGSLTPPSSPKMAPKSGHRRILSDVTHSAVFGVPVSKSTQLLQAAAAEASLNKSKSASTTPSGSPCSSQQSVYHPGEGDVPSAPVAPTTLPSWNPFGDDNFSKLTAEELLNKDFAKLAETAAPGEKITGSSENLIPGLTAFPEKLIEGLKSPETLLLPDLLTPADPFNSTAESSTNAMAEVCVDSLIPGLEAPQLIPASIPDSLTGEESLLGCDLLSHSSPHGHQSVSALATSCSSTPSGSSSGSCLEERPPAHSAPDPQEESNDYTVLEGGQETEAPEGDAQTNEDCVHSSEEDEETEVHTEDQQDGGADEGHLAAHDLSGSRPLLLDSEDEDEQGPQLELHSSAHSNIDPTQQPSTTFDQPTPSTFAENHSQHVPEPAQGTDVAADVFSKAPFRFAQEDLADVFANAPFPRGFLDAQQQLDVFSQAPFGKRKEAAGAQPKALHPHVAGVHAVTPDQDALGQVAPQPFRPQALAKYSRHFEGPVPQQLVAAHRVVSNVNRQAAVASVPVGPLHSWTSEVSAVDPFVSAPFHLKAPQEKP, from the exons GAGGTTTTGCCATAGTTTTTTTGGTGCGGACTCATCAAGGCGTACGATGTGCGCTAAAAAGGATGTACGTCAACGATGAAGATGATCTGCAGGTCTGCAAACTTGAGATACAGATTATG aGGGACCTTGTGggcaacaaaaacattgttgGTTTCCTGGACTCCAGCATAACGGCAGTTGGAGCTGGCGATGTGTGGGAAGTCCTAATCTTAATGGACTTCTGTCGAG GTGGGCAGGTGGTCAACCTAATGAATCAGCGTTTACAGACGGGCTTCACTGAACCTGAGGTGTTACAGATCTTTTGTGACACATGCGAGGCGGTCACTCGTCTCCACCAGTGCAAAAGTCCCATCATCCATCGAGATCTCAAG GTGGAAAATATTCTTCTGCACGACCGGGGACACTACGTGCTCTGTGACTTTGGAAGCGCCACCAACCACTTCCAAAACCCTCAGACGGAGGGAGTGCCAGTCGTGGAGGACGAAATCAAAAA GTACACCACCCTGTCGTACCGCGCTCCAGAGATGGTCAACCTCTACGGTGGAAAAGTCATCACAACAAAGGCCGACATTTGG GCCATGGGTTGTCTTCTCTATAAACTGTGCTACTTCACACTTCCTTTTGGGGAGAGTCAAGTAGCTATCTGTGACGGCAGCTTCACTATTCCAGACATCTCCCGCTACTCCCAGGACATGCACTGTCTCATTC GATACATGCTGGAACCTGACCCAGAGAAGAGACCAGACATCTACCAAGTTTCCTACTTTGCCTTTAAACTGGCTCGACGCGAGTGTCCAGTCCCAAATGTGCAT AATTTGCCCATTCCTGCAAAACTTcctgagccaatcagagccagTGAAGCAGTGGCCAAAAAGAGTCAAACCAAAGCCAG GCTTTCGGACCCCATTCAAACCACAGAAACCTCAATTGCACCTCGACAAAGGCCCAAGGCTGGTCAGGCTCAGCCCCAGCCTATAGGCATTCTTCCCATCCAGCCCGCTCTCACCCCACGCAAGAGGCCCAACGTGGCTGCTGGAGGGCCCCAGGCCATAG gtGTTGGCATCAATGTCCCATCTCCAGTTGCAGCTGCTGTACAACCTGCTCCACAGTCCTCGGCCACACAGGCTACACCACAGACAGCTCAGACCACCAACATGCAGCCACAGGCCACACCACAGCATCACCAGCTCCTCGCGAAGCAGCAGCAAGCCTTCTTAAGTCTGCAGAGTAACCAGCAG CATCAACTGGGTCCGAGCCTCCATCAccaacagcagaaacaacaaccacaaatagCGTCTCAGGCATCTACCCTGCTGCAGTCCAAAGCTAAACCTGTTCCTCCAGTTCTTACTCTGCAACTGCAATACCAGCTGCAGCATGTAGTCCATGAAACAGCCGCTCCACATCTCACACCCATCCCTGAGTCTGCAGTGACTGGTCCTCCAACTGACCCAGAG ATGGCTGGCCGAGGGAATATCAGAGTTGGCTCTTTGACGCCCCCGTCGTCGCCAAAGATGGCCCCCAAGAGTGGCCACAGACGCATCCTGAGTGATGTCACCCACAGTGCCGTGTTTGGGGTTCCAGTTAGCAAGTCCACTCAGCTACTTCAGGCGGCTGCAGCTGAGGCCAGCCTCAACAAGTCCAA ATCAGCCAGCACTACTCCTTCTGGCTCCCCCTGCTCGTCCCAGCAGAGTGTGTATCATCCAGGTGAAGGTGACGTCCCATCGGCCCCCGTTGCACCCACCACTCTGCCCAGCTGGAACCCCTTTGGGGACGATAACTTCTCCAAGCTGACGGCGGAGGAGCTGCTCAACAAAGACTTTGCAAAGCTAGCTGAGA cTGCTGCCCCGGGGGAGAAGATCACAGGCTCCAGTGAAAATCTTATTCCAGGGCTCACTGCTTTTCCAG AGAAGCTGATTGAGGGACTAAAGTCCCCTGAAACTCTGCTGCTCCCTGACCTGTTAACCCCAGCTGACCCCTTCAATAGCACTGCAGAGAGCTCCACCAATG CAatggcagaggtgtgtgtggaTTCCCTGATTCCTGGTTTGGAAGCCCCCCAGCTCATCCCTGCCAGCATTCCAG ACTCTCTCACTGGGGAGGAATCTCTGCTGGGTTGTGATCTGTTATCTCACTCTTCTCCTCACGGACACCAGTCTGTTTCTGCTCTCgccacctcctgctcctctaCTCCTTCTGGCTCCAGCTCTGGATCCTGTCTGGAGGAGCGGCCACCTGCTCATTCAGCTCCTG ATCCGCAAGAAGAGAGCAACGACTACACCGTGCTTGAGGGGGGACAAGAGACGGAAGCTCCAGAAGGAGATGCTCAAACAAACGAGGACTGTGTGCACTCCagtgaggaagacgaggagacAGAAGTCCATACGGAAGATCAGCAGGATGGAGGAGCCGATGAGGGTCATTTAGCAGCTCATGACCTCAGCGGCTCCAGACCTCTGCTGCTGGACTCTGAGGACGAAGACGAGCAGGGGCCTCAGTTAGAACTCCACTCATCCGCACACTCCAACATAGACCCAACACAACAACCATCCACTACCTTCGATCAACCTACTCCGAGCACCTTCGCTGAGAATCATTCCCAGCACGTACCCGAGCCAGCACAGGGGACAGATGTCGCTGCAGATGTCTTCTCTAAAGCCCCCTTTCGGTTTGCGCAAGAAGATTTGGCCGATGTGTTCGCCAATGCTCCGTTCCCACGCGGCTTCCTGgacgctcagcagcagctcgatGTGTTCTCTCAGGCTCCCTTcggaaaaagaaaggaggctgcaggagctcAACCCAAGGCGTTGCACCCTCACGTAGCTGGAGTTCACGCTGTAACCCCTGATCAAGATGCGTTGGGACAAGTCGCTCCGCAACCATTCCGCCCTCAAGCTCTGGCCAAATACTCCCGCCACTTTGAGGGACCCGTGCCCCAGCAGCTGGTAGCGGCTCACAGAGTGGTGTCCAACGTGAACAGGCAGGCAGCTGTGGCATCAGTCCCCGTTGGACCTCTTCACTCATGGACATCAGAAGTGAGTGCTGTAGACCCCTTCGTCTCTGCACCCTTTCACCTCAAAGCCCCGCAGGAAAAGCCCTGA